From the Armatimonadota bacterium genome, one window contains:
- a CDS encoding tripartite tricarboxylate transporter substrate binding protein, with product MRALLGAVLVVLMAVPLGAAPSPYPTKGITIIVPWSPGGGTDRTARAIAAVLEKDLRVPVGVVNRTGGGGVIGHMATATADPDGYTLGMITIEITMMSWLGLTHLTYSDYRPIALFINNRSGITVRADAPWKDYNELMAYIKANPGKLKASGTAAGGIWDLARVGWLLGAGLTIDHVKWVPSTGAAAALAELAAGGVDICTCSPAEALPLVEAGKARVLAVMADKRWDPLPKVPTLKELGVDFDIGGWAGLAAPAKTPDHIVEFLDAAVSKAVRSPEFTTFIKTSGFWLDYRNARDFTKFLMQEHVKNGKLLKAGGFIK from the coding sequence CCTTCTGGGCGCCGTCCTTGTGGTGTTGATGGCGGTGCCGCTGGGCGCGGCGCCGTCGCCCTATCCGACCAAGGGCATCACGATCATCGTGCCCTGGTCGCCGGGAGGGGGTACGGATCGCACCGCGCGGGCCATCGCCGCGGTGCTGGAAAAGGATCTCCGGGTGCCGGTGGGGGTCGTCAACCGCACGGGGGGCGGAGGCGTCATCGGGCACATGGCCACGGCCACGGCGGACCCCGACGGCTACACCCTCGGCATGATCACCATCGAGATCACGATGATGAGCTGGCTGGGGCTGACCCACCTGACCTACTCGGACTACCGGCCCATCGCCCTGTTCATCAACAACCGGTCCGGCATCACGGTGCGCGCCGACGCGCCCTGGAAGGACTACAACGAGTTGATGGCCTACATCAAGGCCAATCCGGGGAAGCTGAAGGCCTCCGGCACCGCCGCCGGCGGGATCTGGGACCTGGCGCGGGTCGGCTGGCTGCTGGGTGCGGGGTTGACCATCGACCACGTCAAGTGGGTGCCGAGCACGGGCGCCGCCGCCGCGCTGGCCGAGCTGGCGGCCGGGGGCGTGGACATCTGCACCTGCAGCCCGGCGGAGGCCCTGCCCCTCGTCGAGGCGGGTAAGGCGCGGGTCCTGGCGGTGATGGCCGACAAGCGCTGGGATCCCCTGCCGAAGGTGCCGACGTTGAAGGAGCTGGGAGTGGACTTCGACATCGGCGGCTGGGCCGGGCTGGCCGCGCCGGCCAAGACCCCGGACCACATCGTCGAGTTCCTGGACGCCGCCGTGAGCAAGGCCGTGCGCTCCCCGGAGTTCACGACCTTCATTAAGACCAGCGGCTTCTGGCTGGACTACAGGAATGCCCGGGACTTCACCAAATTCCTGATGCAGGAGCACGTGAAGAACGGCAAGCTCCTGAAGGCCGGGGGCTTCATCAAGTAG
- a CDS encoding tripartite tricarboxylate transporter TctB family protein, with translation MGAWDALAGVLLALLGSYVLLVARTFPNLSGGYPGPGLFPQLLGVLLALAGGGLVLNSLLTGTLFRRPALVSAPRRDAVAALIVLLAVVVFIALVERVGFIPLTFLILAGLMLLLGVPARWGLPLGAALTLLLYLLFARLLRVPLPVGPLP, from the coding sequence ATGGGAGCCTGGGACGCGCTGGCCGGGGTGTTGTTGGCGCTCCTGGGCTCCTATGTTCTTCTCGTCGCCCGGACCTTTCCGAATCTCTCCGGCGGCTATCCCGGACCGGGGCTGTTCCCCCAACTGCTGGGAGTGCTGCTGGCCTTGGCCGGAGGCGGGCTCGTGCTCAACAGCCTGCTGACGGGGACGCTGTTCAGGCGCCCGGCGCTGGTCAGTGCGCCGCGGCGGGACGCGGTCGCGGCCCTGATCGTCCTCCTGGCGGTCGTCGTGTTCATCGCCCTGGTGGAGCGCGTGGGCTTCATCCCGCTCACCTTCCTCATCCTGGCCGGGCTCATGCTCCTGTTGGGCGTGCCGGCGCGCTGGGGTCTTCCCCTGGGGGCGGCGCTGACGCTGTTGCTGTACCTGCTGTTTGCGCGGCTGCTGCGCGTCCCGCTGCCCGTCGGACCGCTGCCCTAA